In the Trichoderma atroviride chromosome 4, complete sequence genome, CGAGCGCAAGAACTATCCAGAGCAGCGTATTGAATATGTTATCCGGGATGTACTGCTCTTCTATGGCCGTCATCAGGGGCCCCGATACGCGAGCTCTCGTTAAAACAGACAAGTCATAGAATCCATCAATGGAGATACAGGCGGATATACGCGGATCGAGTGCTCCGCGTAACGCAAAATAGCCGCCCATAGATGCGCCTGCGATGGCCACCCGTGAGAGGTCTAGATTCCATTCCGGGTGTTCGCCGACTATCCGTTCAAGATGGTCTAAAACATGTCCAACAACGAATTCCCAGTCTGGTCGTAGATGGAGTTTGTCGCGGCGAACAACAATTCCCTGGCCTGGTCCTTCGAAAGAAAGGGTTGCATATCCTCTTGTCCTCGCACCAGATGctgtaaaataataaagctCTTCTTGTGTCGAGTCAAATCCCCCGGTGCTAATAACAACGGGTGTCCGAGGGAGTTTCGATGAAGATGTTGGCATGAAAAGGTAGGCAGGTAGCGTAGCACCATTTTCGTAGGGTATCTCGAGAAAATGAACCGGATCGTCAAAGAGCTGACACGCCTTCCTAAAGTTGCTAATAGATAGGCTAATTGTTGATGATAGGCGCGTATCTTCAGGTTTATGGTGCAGTAGGAACTCGCTGGCTCGACGATAGTTGGATGAGCGCAGAAAAGCCCATCGCGCAGCTTCACGATCTCCAGTCCGCAACGCGGTTTCCGCTATTTCCTCGCTTTTCAGAGCAGCTTCGGACCAAGCTCGATACCAACTCTCGGGATCATTACTTCTGATTTTATGAGCCGCTTCCAAACACTCTCCCACCTCGGCACCTTGGAAGGGAGACGTGCCGAGTACGCGAAGATACTCAAAGTTGAAGAATTCTGACGAAATTATGCGCTGCATTCTACAATCACTGCTCAACAACTCTGCTTGATGTTATTAGGCCGGTCTACATCATGCGAAATGTACAtgtttataataataagtcTGAGAAAGGGTGTATTGGCCTATGCTTGCTATTATGGGTAGTTGTTGTAGGTATG is a window encoding:
- a CDS encoding uncharacterized protein (antiSMASH:Cluster_4.3), whose protein sequence is MQRIISSEFFNFEYLRVLGTSPFQGAEVGECLEAAHKIRSNDPESWYRAWSEAALKSEEIAETALRTGDREAARWAFLRSSNYRRASEFLLHHKPEDTRLSSTISLSISNFRKACQLFDDPVHFLEIPYENGATLPAYLFMPTSSSKLPRTPVVISTGGFDSTQEELYYFTASGARTRGYATLSFEGPGQGIVVRRDKLHLRPDWEFVVGHVLDHLERIVGEHPEWNLDLSRVAIAGASMGGYFALRGALDPRISACISIDGFYDLSVLTRARVSGPLMTAIEEQYIPDNIFNTLLWIVLALDFQKQWELGHARLATGIPSPVAAMRTWKNYSMALPDGGTRLSQIKCPVLVTGSRDTMYIPVEAGPQRIYNELTSISSSNGKKHELWIPSSPGQGSLQAKVAALAALHTKTFGWLDDVFEIQRESITVHD